Proteins co-encoded in one Novosphingobium sp. PP1Y genomic window:
- a CDS encoding exo 1,3/1,4-beta-D-glucan glucohydrolase, producing MKLPRSAALAFGTTSLVAMASVCFANLAVAQGSGPDAGAGQAHSQEWPARQATIALDPAVESRIDRLIAAMSLEQKVGQIIQADVGSVTPEDVYRYHLGSVLNGGNTTPDGNYNTPARKWLAAADAFYAASMKPSGKLPRIPIIWGSDAVHGHNNIVGATLFPHNIGLGATRDPELIRRIGEVTAIEMRVTGLDWTFAPTLAVVRDDRWGRTYEGFGETPEIGASFAAPLIEGLQGKLGDKDWLRGPHIVATAKHFLGDGGTSGGKDQGDTQMSEDRLRDLFSPPYIPALNAGVQSIMVSFSSWNGAKMHGNRSMMTDLIKDRWNFDGFLVGDWNGHGQVDGCTATDCPQAVAAGLDMYMAPDSWKGLYQTTLAHAKDGTLPLARLDDAVRRILRVKIRAGLFEAGKPSSRPYGGRFELLGSKEHRAVARRAVRESLVLLKNAGSVLPLKASANVLVAGDGADNMAKQAGGWTLSWQGTGTTRADFPNAQTIWEGIDEAVEAAGGKATLSVDGSYAQKPDVAIVVFGEDPYAEFQGDRPDVAFDDAKNLALLRALKAKGVPTVAVFLSGRAMWVNPFLNAADAFVAAWLPGSEGGGVADVLFGKADFHGKLPYSWPKSSDQTAVNFGDKDYDPLFPYGFGLTFTDNGALPTLSEQRASAAVADPGILFAAGRPGNGRRLLLGAPGSLSTNPGPSLIEARAVDRSAQEDSVRLSWTGAGNAMAAIVQDQPVDLSREANGELALELEFKVNSAPSADVSLLMTCGDKCVGGFPIRNMLAQAAATQKWTRLAIPLRCFEKAGVDMSRVDRPLSIATAGRLDLTLSSARILAPSGPQLACK from the coding sequence ATGAAACTGCCGCGCAGCGCCGCATTGGCGTTTGGTACGACGTCGCTGGTGGCCATGGCTTCCGTTTGCTTCGCGAATCTCGCCGTGGCGCAGGGATCCGGTCCGGATGCGGGCGCCGGTCAGGCGCATTCCCAGGAATGGCCCGCCCGACAGGCGACGATCGCCCTCGATCCCGCCGTCGAAAGCCGCATCGACAGGCTGATCGCTGCCATGTCGCTGGAGCAGAAGGTCGGACAGATCATCCAGGCCGACGTCGGCAGCGTGACGCCCGAAGATGTCTATCGTTACCACCTCGGTTCAGTGCTCAATGGCGGCAACACAACGCCAGATGGCAACTACAATACGCCGGCCAGGAAATGGCTGGCGGCGGCGGATGCCTTTTACGCTGCGTCGATGAAGCCGAGCGGAAAGCTCCCCCGCATCCCGATCATCTGGGGCAGCGACGCTGTCCATGGCCATAACAATATCGTCGGCGCAACGCTGTTCCCCCACAACATCGGCCTTGGCGCAACGCGCGATCCGGAACTGATCCGCCGCATCGGCGAAGTAACCGCGATAGAAATGCGCGTCACGGGTCTCGACTGGACCTTTGCGCCGACGCTCGCCGTTGTGCGGGACGATCGCTGGGGGCGTACTTACGAGGGCTTTGGCGAGACGCCCGAGATCGGCGCCAGCTTTGCCGCGCCGCTGATCGAAGGCCTGCAGGGCAAGCTGGGCGACAAGGACTGGCTGCGCGGGCCGCATATCGTCGCCACGGCCAAGCACTTTCTTGGCGATGGCGGCACCAGCGGGGGCAAGGACCAGGGCGACACACAGATGTCGGAAGATCGCCTGCGCGACCTGTTCAGCCCGCCATACATTCCGGCGCTGAACGCGGGCGTACAATCGATCATGGTCAGCTTCTCTAGCTGGAACGGTGCCAAGATGCACGGCAACCGCTCGATGATGACCGATCTCATCAAGGATCGCTGGAACTTCGACGGCTTCCTGGTCGGCGACTGGAACGGTCACGGCCAGGTCGATGGCTGCACCGCGACCGATTGTCCCCAGGCAGTCGCGGCCGGTCTCGACATGTATATGGCGCCCGACAGCTGGAAGGGCCTTTACCAAACGACGCTGGCGCATGCCAAGGACGGTACGCTGCCGCTGGCCCGCCTGGACGACGCGGTGCGCCGCATCCTGCGGGTCAAGATCCGTGCCGGTCTGTTCGAGGCGGGCAAGCCTTCATCCCGGCCCTATGGCGGGCGCTTCGAGCTGCTCGGCAGCAAGGAACACCGGGCGGTGGCGCGCCGCGCGGTGCGCGAATCGCTTGTCCTGCTCAAGAATGCCGGCAGCGTACTCCCGCTCAAGGCTTCGGCTAACGTGCTGGTGGCCGGAGACGGCGCCGACAACATGGCGAAACAGGCTGGCGGCTGGACGCTGAGCTGGCAGGGAACCGGCACCACGCGCGCCGATTTCCCCAATGCCCAGACCATCTGGGAAGGGATCGATGAAGCGGTCGAGGCTGCGGGCGGCAAGGCGACCTTGTCGGTGGACGGCAGCTACGCGCAAAAGCCCGATGTCGCGATCGTCGTCTTCGGCGAAGATCCCTATGCCGAATTTCAGGGCGACCGTCCCGATGTCGCCTTCGACGATGCGAAGAACCTCGCGCTCTTGCGCGCGCTCAAGGCCAAAGGCGTTCCCACGGTTGCCGTGTTTCTTTCCGGACGCGCGATGTGGGTCAATCCGTTTCTCAATGCCGCTGACGCGTTCGTCGCTGCCTGGCTGCCCGGTTCCGAAGGCGGCGGCGTAGCAGATGTCCTGTTCGGCAAGGCCGACTTCCACGGCAAGCTTCCCTACAGTTGGCCGAAGTCGAGCGACCAGACCGCGGTCAACTTCGGCGACAAGGACTACGATCCCCTCTTTCCCTATGGCTTCGGGCTGACGTTCACCGACAATGGCGCACTGCCGACGCTGTCCGAGCAGCGCGCAAGCGCGGCGGTTGCCGACCCGGGAATTCTCTTTGCCGCGGGCCGGCCGGGCAACGGCCGTAGACTGTTGCTGGGCGCACCGGGGTCACTCTCGACGAACCCGGGGCCCTCGCTGATCGAAGCGCGTGCGGTCGATCGCTCGGCACAAGAGGACTCGGTTCGACTGAGCTGGACCGGCGCGGGCAATGCCATGGCCGCTATCGTTCAGGACCAGCCGGTGGATCTGTCGCGCGAGGCGAATGGCGAACTCGCCCTCGAGCTGGAATTCAAGGTCAACTCCGCTCCGAGCGCCGATGTCAGCCTGCTGATGACCTGCGGGGACAAGTGCGTCGGAGGTTTCCCGATCCGCAACATGCTCGCGCAGGCTGCGGCCACGCAGAAGTGGACGCGCCTGGCGATCCCGCTGCGCTGCTTCGAGAAGGCCGGCGTCGACATGAGCCGCGTGGACAGGCCGCTTTCGATCGCGACGGCCGGCCGTCTCGACCTGACGCTCTCCTCGGCGCGCATTCTCGCGCCGTCGGGCCCGCAACTTGCTTGTAAATGA
- a CDS encoding LacI family DNA-binding transcriptional regulator, with the protein MTPKTVSRALNDAPHVSEKVRQKVKEAAEALDYHPNIAAQSLIARRSYLIGLTYERPSPSYVVELQNGALSRLETGRYRLVVLPFSQVTSRQEELGKLLLRAGLDGVLLAPPACDQSLLLDMLDRQKLPYARITPHSELDRGLVVAMDEVAAGEAVAAHLLTLGHRRMAIILGDPSHAASIGRMDGYRRAFEKAGIAIDQDLVVTGDFTFDVGYRVALELLRRSPRPTAILAQNDDMAVAAMAAARELGLAIPQEVSVAGFDNSEVSRTAWPQLTTVNQPVREMAWDAADRLIAALDGDSEVQEPRRRDHPHELLIRASTVPPPA; encoded by the coding sequence GTGACGCCCAAGACCGTTTCGCGCGCACTGAACGATGCTCCTCACGTCAGCGAGAAAGTCCGCCAGAAGGTCAAGGAAGCCGCGGAGGCGCTCGACTATCATCCCAATATCGCCGCGCAGAGCCTGATCGCACGGCGTTCCTACCTGATCGGCCTGACGTACGAGCGGCCCAGCCCCAGCTACGTCGTCGAGCTGCAGAACGGCGCACTCAGCCGTCTGGAAACCGGGCGCTACCGCCTCGTCGTACTGCCTTTCAGCCAGGTGACGAGCCGCCAGGAAGAACTCGGCAAGCTGCTCCTGCGCGCCGGTCTCGACGGGGTACTCTTGGCGCCTCCGGCCTGCGACCAATCGCTGCTGCTCGACATGCTCGACCGCCAGAAGCTGCCCTATGCGCGAATCACTCCGCACAGCGAGCTCGATCGCGGCCTCGTCGTCGCAATGGACGAAGTAGCGGCGGGCGAAGCGGTCGCCGCACATCTCCTGACGCTTGGACACAGGCGCATGGCGATCATTCTGGGCGATCCCTCCCACGCCGCGAGCATCGGGCGAATGGACGGCTATCGCCGCGCTTTCGAAAAAGCAGGCATTGCCATCGATCAGGACCTCGTGGTCACCGGCGACTTCACGTTCGATGTCGGCTACCGGGTCGCGCTGGAGCTGCTGCGCCGCTCGCCCCGGCCTACCGCGATCCTGGCGCAGAACGACGACATGGCCGTCGCCGCGATGGCCGCGGCGCGCGAGCTGGGGCTTGCAATTCCGCAGGAGGTGTCCGTCGCCGGCTTCGACAATTCCGAAGTGTCGCGCACCGCCTGGCCGCAGTTGACCACGGTGAACCAGCCCGTACGCGAAATGGCGTGGGACGCGGCCGACCGGCTTATCGCCGCGCTCGACGGCGACAGCGAGGTGCAGGAACCGCGCCGCCGCGATCACCCCCACGAACTTCTCATCCGCGCTTCGACCGTTCCGCCGCCGGCCTGA
- a CDS encoding glycoside hydrolase family 6 protein gives MSAQANEVEGRRLFVDPKSTTARVAERLTGQARRDALSMARIPSASWFTDGTPEGVERKVRALVDRAAARREVPVLVAYNIPYRDCALYSAGGAKDGAAYRAWIRGFAKGIGDREAIVILEPDGLGVIPWHRTLSGELENCRPDGIDERAADTRFELLRDAVLVLSTLPNVGLYLDGTGSGWLSPAEASSRLIRADVARADGFFLNVSNYESNARLVPYARWISDCIALVNRGGLEPRQCPAHEKGVDDDNLAAASARTAAAYNQLFGQLGVARDPALQKRAVIDTSRNGRGGWLPPQGKYRDAEVWCNPPGRGLGRRPTLESDEAYVDAYLWIKIPGESDGECLRGRGGPADPERGVVAPPAGSWFAAQARELVELADPPLIAK, from the coding sequence TTGTCTGCGCAGGCAAACGAGGTGGAGGGGCGCAGGCTGTTCGTCGATCCCAAAAGCACGACGGCCAGGGTGGCGGAACGCCTGACAGGCCAGGCACGCCGCGATGCCCTTTCGATGGCGCGTATTCCTTCGGCATCCTGGTTTACCGACGGGACGCCCGAAGGGGTCGAACGCAAGGTTCGTGCCCTCGTGGATCGCGCTGCCGCGCGGCGCGAGGTGCCGGTGCTCGTGGCTTACAACATCCCCTATCGCGACTGCGCGCTCTATTCTGCCGGGGGCGCGAAGGACGGCGCAGCCTATCGTGCCTGGATTCGGGGATTTGCCAAGGGTATCGGCGATCGTGAGGCGATCGTCATTCTCGAGCCGGACGGGCTGGGCGTTATTCCCTGGCACCGGACGCTTTCGGGAGAGCTTGAGAATTGTCGACCCGACGGCATCGACGAACGTGCCGCCGATACGCGCTTTGAACTGTTGCGCGATGCGGTTCTGGTTCTGTCCACTCTGCCGAATGTCGGCCTCTACCTGGATGGTACGGGGAGCGGCTGGCTGTCTCCTGCGGAAGCGTCAAGCCGGCTGATACGCGCCGACGTAGCGCGGGCGGATGGCTTTTTCCTCAATGTCTCGAATTACGAAAGCAATGCCCGTCTGGTCCCTTACGCGCGATGGATCAGCGATTGCATCGCGCTGGTGAATCGGGGCGGGCTGGAGCCTCGCCAGTGTCCCGCGCATGAAAAAGGGGTGGACGACGATAATCTCGCCGCCGCCTCGGCACGAACCGCCGCTGCCTACAACCAGTTGTTCGGGCAACTGGGAGTCGCTCGCGATCCGGCGCTTCAGAAGCGGGCGGTGATCGACACCAGCCGCAACGGGCGTGGCGGTTGGTTGCCTCCGCAGGGCAAGTACCGGGATGCGGAGGTCTGGTGCAATCCGCCCGGGCGCGGGCTGGGGCGGCGACCGACGCTGGAGAGCGATGAGGCCTATGTCGATGCCTATCTCTGGATCAAGATCCCCGGTGAATCGGACGGCGAATGTCTGCGCGGGCGGGGCGGTCCAGCCGACCCCGAGCGTGGTGTAGTCGCGCCGCCTGCGGGGTCCTGGTTCGCAGCTCAGGCGCGGGAACTCGTCGAACTTGCAGATCCGCCACTGATCGCGAAGTAG
- a CDS encoding phosphoesterase, producing MRKGIFVSPLLAIAALILATAASGPQVSGVGASRKGGAREWLAGDHHVHSEFSAGWQLDPAHPEAPPKPVLGGDSRHTGLQNAQMARRFGLDWMVATDHGGPRHSELNYRIAWPVIEDVRKAVPDLIVFYGLEFDTPGGEHATLIMPRDPSERENLRWIEAGYAERDAWPADPSRDTKPRMLEALRMMEGLTPRPVLLANHPSRTATGLGLWGLHDPQEFRRWMDAAPHVAVGMEGIPGHQAAMPENGNDAAHGSRGLYGGYPTMGGFDQMTATLGGAWDAMLSEGLHWWITAGSDSHGHVSEGGADFWPGEYAKTWVHAQRDPADILDGLRKGRVFVSTGNLVTGVSLSVAGKPVELGSTTALPANVPAVLTIELAGAAGESGMAADDVLDHVDVIVGSVGAAGRTDTQVARRFSLSRARGKSGNVTLDYRIPDFTGKIYLRLRGTNTRQGEPDVDVPGEDPRADLWFYTNPIFLARE from the coding sequence ATGCGTAAAGGCATCTTCGTCAGCCCGCTGCTCGCCATTGCCGCGCTCATCCTCGCCACTGCCGCAAGCGGCCCGCAAGTGAGCGGCGTCGGAGCAAGCCGCAAGGGCGGTGCGCGCGAGTGGCTTGCCGGGGATCATCACGTCCATTCCGAATTCAGCGCAGGCTGGCAGCTCGACCCGGCGCATCCCGAGGCCCCGCCCAAACCGGTCCTGGGCGGGGACAGCCGCCATACCGGATTGCAGAACGCGCAGATGGCACGCCGCTTCGGTCTCGACTGGATGGTCGCGACCGATCACGGCGGTCCACGCCACTCCGAACTGAACTATCGCATCGCCTGGCCGGTGATCGAGGATGTGCGCAAGGCGGTTCCCGATCTTATCGTGTTTTACGGGCTTGAGTTCGATACGCCCGGCGGTGAGCATGCGACGCTCATCATGCCGCGCGATCCCTCCGAGCGCGAGAACCTGCGCTGGATCGAGGCCGGCTATGCCGAGCGCGACGCCTGGCCAGCCGACCCGTCGCGCGATACGAAGCCCAGAATGCTGGAGGCCCTGCGCATGATGGAGGGTTTGACACCCCGGCCCGTTCTGCTTGCCAACCATCCCTCGCGCACGGCCACAGGCCTGGGCCTCTGGGGCCTTCATGACCCGCAGGAATTCCGCCGATGGATGGATGCGGCACCCCATGTCGCAGTAGGCATGGAAGGCATTCCGGGCCATCAGGCTGCAATGCCGGAAAATGGCAACGACGCCGCCCATGGTTCTCGCGGCCTTTACGGTGGCTACCCGACGATGGGCGGCTTCGATCAGATGACAGCGACTCTGGGCGGCGCATGGGACGCAATGCTGTCCGAAGGGCTCCACTGGTGGATAACGGCGGGGTCGGACTCACATGGTCACGTCAGCGAAGGCGGGGCGGATTTCTGGCCCGGCGAATATGCGAAGACGTGGGTTCACGCGCAGCGCGATCCGGCTGATATCCTCGATGGTTTGCGCAAGGGGCGCGTCTTCGTGAGCACCGGAAATCTGGTGACGGGGGTTTCGCTCTCTGTCGCCGGAAAGCCGGTCGAACTGGGCTCGACGACTGCGCTGCCTGCGAATGTGCCCGCGGTGCTGACGATCGAGCTTGCCGGGGCTGCTGGCGAGTCGGGGATGGCGGCGGATGATGTGCTCGATCATGTCGATGTCATCGTCGGCTCCGTGGGCGCAGCAGGTAGGACCGATACTCAGGTTGCCCGCCGATTCTCGTTATCCAGGGCCCGCGGCAAGAGCGGCAATGTCACGCTGGATTACCGGATTCCGGATTTCACGGGAAAAATCTATCTGCGCCTTCGCGGCACCAATACCCGGCAAGGCGAGCCGGACGTCGACGTTCCGGGTGAAGACCCGCGCGCCGACCTGTGGTTTTACACCAACCCGATCTTTCTTGCCCGGGAATGA
- a CDS encoding TonB-dependent receptor: protein MSLLASSILLAGTSGVAQAQDRGQAAATYQVKLTAQPLSEALRALSRQTGLEIVFRPELVRGRNARAVSGKFSAQNALDRLLLNSGLIVRYANGTAILERAPAQRQPAALVAPASAAATVGASEDNTSEIVVTGTYSASISDALDRKRSANNVVDSIEAVDIASFPSQNLAEALQRLPGVTIERDRGEGLFVKVRGLGANFQVTLLNGQSIAVNENVRDSGQSGRQFRFDTIPAELVAGVDVVKSPSANLEEGAIGGIVNIRTFKPLDLDSGKLVVSAAGSYAEKADRVDPNFSTLASWKNDSETFGALIAATYSKRSTRQDRLTGISWGVDELDLDGDGTGDGEYLHPWSLRPTLEQEDRERYAVNAAVQFAPSDAVNLALEGFYTRLNDYYDELTYSVGFDPETLEAGSAVVKDGVVVGGISQSDSQISRDISDMVHQNWFVGLSGDIRAGGWTFHPKAYITRALSDTAGPITRTRLSGPIGRVRFTMPKAESGAMPTVELLDSNLDQASLLPFRRIEWRPLKSIDKEHAYGLSVDRPVDFGPFVSVDFGAKYRSRSRDYDRRDLKIETLKGQHFDGTYFNQFPYSDFLSDMQGSLPTSWVQPRPDPFWNESDTSAVANPERTRADLRNSYQIDEQITSVYGMANFDSFVGALPFRGNIGMRYAHTRQTSSGHAETGTEALPVSFTSTYDDFLPSANLVVEPVRDVVLRFAAARVITRPSLADLAPRLTLNSSGLIFEANGGNPQLKRFQAWQYDAGVEYYFAPRSALIASVFYKDIGTFVYNQVTDFTVDGNVYALTAPTNGGEAWVKGLELAFQHQFTFLPAPFDGLGLQANYTVTDSQASYNATLKDDLAGIAKHSYNITGFYENGPFEAWLSYSWRGNVLQSVGTNDRLSTNSKAFGSMDGSISLRVTDYAQISLQGINILNAKQLDYVDDNWLGGYTDYGRTVRLSARVSL, encoded by the coding sequence ATGTCCTTGCTTGCCTCGAGCATTCTGCTCGCGGGAACTTCCGGCGTCGCGCAGGCTCAGGACCGGGGGCAGGCTGCGGCCACCTATCAGGTGAAGCTGACGGCCCAGCCGCTTTCCGAAGCCCTGCGTGCGCTCTCGCGCCAGACCGGACTTGAAATCGTCTTTCGTCCTGAACTCGTGCGTGGGCGTAACGCTCGCGCCGTTTCCGGAAAGTTCAGCGCGCAGAACGCGCTCGACCGCCTGCTTCTGAACAGCGGACTGATCGTCCGCTACGCCAATGGCACTGCAATTCTCGAGCGCGCTCCGGCACAGCGGCAGCCTGCCGCGCTCGTCGCCCCGGCGAGCGCCGCTGCCACCGTCGGCGCGAGCGAGGACAACACGTCCGAAATCGTCGTGACCGGCACATACTCGGCCTCGATTTCGGACGCGCTCGATCGCAAGCGTTCAGCGAACAATGTCGTTGATTCCATCGAGGCGGTCGACATTGCCAGCTTCCCTTCGCAGAACCTCGCCGAAGCCCTGCAGCGCCTGCCGGGCGTCACCATCGAGCGTGACCGCGGTGAAGGTCTCTTCGTCAAGGTTCGCGGCCTCGGTGCCAATTTCCAGGTGACCCTGCTGAACGGCCAGTCGATCGCGGTGAACGAGAACGTGCGCGATAGCGGCCAGAGCGGCCGCCAGTTCCGCTTCGACACGATTCCGGCTGAACTCGTTGCCGGCGTCGACGTCGTGAAAAGCCCCTCGGCCAATCTCGAGGAAGGCGCCATCGGTGGCATCGTCAACATTCGCACCTTCAAGCCGCTCGATCTGGATTCGGGCAAGCTCGTCGTCAGCGCCGCAGGCAGCTATGCCGAGAAAGCGGATCGCGTCGATCCCAACTTCTCGACGCTTGCCAGCTGGAAGAACGACAGCGAGACTTTCGGCGCGCTCATCGCGGCGACCTATTCGAAGCGCTCGACCCGCCAGGACCGCCTTACCGGCATCAGCTGGGGCGTCGATGAGCTCGATCTGGACGGCGATGGCACCGGCGATGGCGAATATCTCCACCCCTGGTCGCTGCGCCCGACGCTCGAGCAGGAAGACCGTGAGCGCTATGCTGTCAACGCTGCAGTGCAATTCGCACCGAGCGACGCCGTCAATCTCGCGCTCGAAGGCTTCTACACGCGCCTCAACGACTACTACGACGAACTGACTTATTCGGTCGGTTTTGATCCCGAGACGCTCGAGGCGGGCAGCGCGGTCGTCAAGGACGGTGTTGTCGTGGGTGGCATCAGCCAGTCGGACTCGCAGATCAGTCGCGATATCTCGGACATGGTCCACCAGAACTGGTTCGTCGGTCTGAGCGGTGACATCAGGGCCGGCGGCTGGACCTTCCATCCCAAGGCCTACATCACGCGGGCTCTGTCCGATACGGCCGGGCCGATTACCCGTACGCGCCTGAGCGGACCGATCGGGCGTGTCCGCTTTACGATGCCGAAAGCCGAATCCGGCGCGATGCCGACGGTCGAACTGCTCGACAGCAATCTCGACCAGGCGAGCCTGTTGCCGTTCCGCCGGATCGAATGGCGTCCGCTCAAGTCGATCGACAAGGAACACGCCTACGGGCTGAGCGTCGACCGCCCGGTCGATTTCGGTCCCTTCGTCTCGGTCGACTTCGGCGCCAAGTACCGCAGCCGCAGCCGAGACTACGACCGCCGAGACCTCAAGATCGAGACGCTGAAGGGGCAGCACTTCGACGGCACCTACTTCAACCAGTTCCCATACAGCGACTTCCTGTCCGACATGCAGGGCAGCCTGCCGACGAGCTGGGTGCAGCCGCGTCCGGATCCGTTCTGGAACGAGTCGGATACCAGTGCCGTCGCCAACCCGGAGCGTACCCGCGCCGACTTGCGCAATTCCTACCAGATCGATGAGCAGATCACTTCGGTCTACGGCATGGCGAATTTCGATTCATTCGTCGGCGCGCTGCCGTTCCGTGGCAACATCGGCATGCGCTATGCACATACCCGCCAGACCTCATCGGGCCATGCGGAGACCGGCACCGAGGCGCTGCCGGTCAGTTTCACGAGCACCTATGACGACTTCCTTCCGTCGGCCAATCTGGTGGTGGAACCGGTGCGCGACGTCGTCCTGCGCTTCGCGGCTGCCCGCGTGATCACGCGCCCGTCGCTGGCCGACCTCGCGCCGCGCCTGACGCTCAACTCCTCGGGTCTGATCTTCGAAGCCAATGGCGGCAATCCGCAGCTCAAGCGCTTCCAGGCATGGCAGTACGATGCCGGCGTCGAATACTATTTCGCGCCGCGCAGCGCCCTGATCGCAAGTGTCTTCTACAAGGACATCGGCACCTTCGTGTACAATCAGGTGACCGACTTCACCGTCGACGGCAACGTCTATGCACTGACCGCACCGACCAATGGCGGCGAAGCATGGGTCAAGGGCCTCGAGCTGGCTTTCCAGCACCAGTTCACCTTCCTGCCAGCGCCGTTCGACGGTCTCGGCCTCCAGGCGAACTACACGGTCACCGACAGCCAGGCGAGCTATAACGCCACACTCAAGGACGATCTCGCCGGCATCGCCAAGCACAGCTACAACATCACCGGCTTCTACGAGAACGGACCGTTCGAAGCATGGCTGAGCTATAGCTGGCGTGGCAACGTCCTGCAGTCGGTCGGCACCAACGATCGCCTGTCCACGAACTCCAAGGCGTTCGGCAGCATGGACGGCAGCATCAGCCTGCGGGTAACCGACTACGCGCAGATCTCGTTGCAGGGCATCAACATCCTGAACGCGAAGCAGCTCGACTACGTCGATGACAACTGGCTTGGCGGATACACCGACTATGGCCGCACCGTGCGCCTTTCGGCACGCGTGAGCCTCTGA
- a CDS encoding FecR domain-containing protein yields MVIRIGAFRHYEERIDEIQAQAAFWVARENSGRIREAERIELREWLARSPAHELEYTLADSLYADETLIAALRTAPRLAAQRRATPVEGALDRVKRGLAAIAWPKLVAASLCIALCFASARVLFQPKPDAPSEDSRLAGGMVLETRPGERLLVQLPDGSRVELGGDASAEARFTPAERHFALRRGDAHFDVAHDKSRPFLIQTRRAGVRVVGTRFLISQLRDDTRVDVYDGTVEVRPDRDETSKLLLKRGSRVTIGRDVTLTHFDASDENDWRNGWVDEAQISLGELAELVERRSGERIVVDQGLSHLKISGRFRINRPDEIFDKLGRVYGFKSYHKGDAYYLIKVD; encoded by the coding sequence ATGGTGATCCGCATTGGAGCCTTCCGTCATTACGAGGAGCGGATCGACGAGATCCAGGCGCAGGCGGCGTTCTGGGTGGCGCGCGAGAACAGCGGACGAATCCGCGAGGCCGAGCGCATCGAACTGCGCGAATGGCTGGCCCGCAGTCCGGCGCACGAGCTGGAATATACCCTGGCCGACAGTCTATACGCCGACGAAACCCTGATAGCTGCCCTACGGACGGCGCCGCGCCTTGCCGCGCAGCGCAGGGCAACGCCGGTCGAGGGTGCGCTCGATCGGGTGAAGCGGGGCCTTGCGGCAATCGCGTGGCCCAAACTCGTCGCGGCGAGCTTGTGTATCGCGCTTTGCTTCGCGTCCGCCAGGGTGCTCTTCCAGCCGAAACCTGACGCTCCGAGTGAAGATTCCCGACTGGCCGGGGGCATGGTGCTGGAAACCAGGCCCGGTGAACGTCTGCTGGTCCAGCTTCCCGACGGCAGCCGTGTCGAACTGGGCGGTGATGCCAGCGCGGAAGCGCGTTTCACGCCTGCGGAGCGTCACTTTGCGCTGCGCCGGGGCGATGCGCATTTCGATGTTGCCCATGACAAATCGCGGCCTTTCCTGATCCAGACAAGGCGGGCCGGGGTGCGCGTGGTGGGTACGCGCTTCCTGATCAGCCAGTTGCGCGACGATACCCGCGTCGACGTCTATGACGGCACGGTCGAAGTCCGACCCGACCGCGACGAGACTTCGAAGCTTCTGCTCAAGCGTGGCTCGCGGGTCACGATAGGCCGCGACGTCACGCTCACCCACTTTGACGCAAGCGACGAGAACGATTGGCGAAATGGGTGGGTCGATGAAGCGCAGATCTCGCTCGGCGAACTGGCCGAGCTTGTAGAGCGGCGTAGCGGCGAACGTATTGTTGTAGATCAGGGGCTTTCACACTTAAAAATTTCGGGTCGTTTTCGGATAAACAGGCCGGACGAAATCTTCGATAAACTCGGTAGAGTCTATGGATTTAAGAGTTATCATAAGGGTGATGCATATTATTTGATCAAAGTTGATTAG
- a CDS encoding RNA polymerase sigma factor — protein sequence MTANTLPFGIGAGERRALVAFLVRKAGSEMLAEDIAHDAIIRLVEFQRREKVRNSKALLFKIAVNLLINHQRRENRTVEGVTDEFVDDRPTQDRTALDSDRLAQLQRAIDALPPLRREVLVRRRLENQSYEEIGRALNLSSAAVEKHVVRALASLRAYQDKHVFEGVSPW from the coding sequence ATGACCGCAAACACCTTGCCATTCGGGATCGGTGCCGGCGAGCGGCGGGCACTGGTCGCCTTCCTCGTGCGCAAGGCGGGCAGCGAGATGCTCGCCGAAGACATCGCGCACGATGCGATCATCCGCCTCGTTGAGTTCCAGAGGCGCGAGAAAGTGCGCAACAGCAAGGCGCTCCTGTTCAAGATCGCGGTTAACCTGCTCATCAATCACCAGCGGCGCGAAAATCGTACGGTGGAAGGCGTGACCGACGAATTCGTCGACGATCGCCCGACCCAGGATCGCACTGCGCTCGACAGCGACAGGCTTGCCCAACTGCAGCGCGCGATCGACGCCCTGCCACCCCTGCGGCGCGAAGTGCTGGTCCGCCGCCGTCTGGAAAACCAGTCTTACGAAGAGATCGGGCGGGCGCTCAATCTTTCGTCTGCGGCCGTAGAGAAACACGTGGTACGCGCACTCGCATCCTTGCGCGCGTACCAGGACAAGCACGTGTTCGAGGGAGTATCGCCATGGTGA